The following DNA comes from Cyanobacteria bacterium QS_8_64_29.
CGTCTCGTCGACAATGAGCGTTCCGCCTTCGCCCTGGGCCAGCAGGTGCTGCTGGGCGTAGCGGACGAGCTCGTCTCGCACGGCATCTGCACTCCAGCGGGCTGGACCCAGCAGTCGCTGGAGACCATCCGGGGTGGCCTTGCCGGCCTGTTCGGCCAGTTGCCAGCCGTTTTTGCGTTCCAACTGAGCCAGCAGGCCGCGGAGGTAGTTTTGGGCCTGCTGGCTCAGGTCGCGGCGAGTAAAGTGAGGGCCGAGCTGCGCCAGTAAGGCCTGCCACTGCTCGCTCCAGCTTGATACGGTTATGGCGTCCATAGATTCCCTGGTTGGCGACCCCTCGATTGCCCGCCACAGCAATTATAGAGCTAATCCGCGACTGTAGTACTAAGCGGCCTCCCGCCGGCACAGCACCAGGGCAAACCACTGCTGGGGGTCGGTCCAAACTGCGATGGGGGGCAGCCCTTGCCGCTGCAGCTCGGGCCGGATCCGATCCAAATCGAACTTGCGCGAGATCTCGGTGTTGATGGTCTCGCCGCACTCGAAGGGAACCGTTAACGCCAGGCGCTCGAGGCGGACTGAATGCGCCTGCAGGCAGCGCAGGTAGGTCTCCACCTGCCCGCGCTCGGTGTTGTAAAACGTCCAATGCCGGAACAGGTTGGGATCGAAATCCCCATCAAAGCGCCAATTGAGATGGTGCAGTAGGTTGTAGTTGAAGGCCGCGGTGATCCCCTGGCTGTCATCGTAAGCGGCCTCTAGCGTGGCAGCGTCCTTTTGCAGGTCTAGTCCCAACAGCAGGCAATCGCCGGGTGCTAGCGACTGGGCCATGAGGGCAAAAAACGCATCGCTTTGCGCGCGATCGAAATTGCCCAAGCTGCTCCCCAGAAACGACACCAAGCGCGCCGGTAGCGGCGATGGCCCCATGCGGGCTAGGGCCTGCTCGTAAGTGGCAACCAAGCCGCGCACTTGCAGCTCGGGGTAGTCGGCCAGCAACTGGTGGGCGCTGGCTTCCAATATGCCGGCGCTGACATCAATGGGAACGTAGCGCAGCGGGGCGCCGCGCGCTCGGTACGCATCCAGCAGGATCCGGGTTTTGGTGGCGCTGCCGCTGCCCAGCTCCACCAATTCGCAAGGACCGGTAATGCGAGCTAGCTCGGGGGCACAGTCGCGCAGGATTTGCGCTTCGGTGCGCGTTAAGTAGTACTCGGGTAACTCGCAGATCTGCTCGAACAGTTGCGAGCCCCGGTCGTCGTAAAAATAGCGCGAGGGCAGTGATTTGGGAGCCTGGCTCAGCCCGCGCATCACGTCACTGCCCGCCTCGCCGGCGTCACTGGGATCGAGCAGCCGCTCGATGGCCAGCCGCTGCTCTGGGGTGGATTGGGTCGAGCTGCTGGGGGCAGGCGAATGGGATGGCATTGCAGAGTTGGTAGGTCGCGCCTTCTCGGGCGAGCCCAGTTTAAGGGGAATCGCTGGCGCAGCGAAACCCGGCAAAGAGCTGGCGCACCCCAGGCAGGTACCAATTGCGCCAGCTGTTGCGCAGCGCCCAAGGGCGCGTTGCCCAGCTGCCGCCGCGCAAGACGCGATGCTGGCCGTCGAAAAAGGCCTGGGAGTAGCCCCAGTAGGGATAGCAAGCAAAACCGGGATAGCCATCGAACCCGGAGGCCGTCCACTCCCAGACATTGCCCAGCATGTCCTCGCAACCGGCTGCGCTGCGCCCTTGGGGGTAGGTGCCAACGGGGGTGGTGTGGCCGACAATCGTGTCGTGATTGCAAGCGCGCGCGCTCGGCGCTGCCTCGCCCCAAGGGAACGTCCGGGCAGCGGCGCCATCCCAGCTGGCTGCCTTTTCCCATTCGGCTTCGGTGGGCAGGCGCTTGCCGGCAAAGTGAGCGTAGGCTTCGGCCTCGTAGGCGCTGACCCCGCAGACGGGATGGTCGTCCCAATCCGGCGAGAGGGCCCTGTAGAGCGAGCCGGCCACAGGCTGGGCCTGCAGCCACTGCCATCCCGCCTGGGACCACCAGCGGCGGGTTTGATAGCCCCCTGCCGCAATAAAAGCGCGGAACTGCCGGCAGGTCACCGGGTAGCGATCAATGGCAAAGGCATCCAGCTCGACCCAATGCGCCGGCCGTTCGTTGTCCTGGGCGCTGGCGTCGCTGCCCATCCGGAACGGGCTAGCGGGCACGGTCACCATGGCACGATCGCGCTCGGGGGCGGCATCGGCGGCTGGCGGCACGACTGCTTCATGCCCGCAGGCTGCCGCGGGGTGGCGCTGGAGGGCCTGAATGAAGGTCACGATCTCGCTGTGCTGGCACTCGTGCTGGATCAGCCACCACCAGAGCCGATCGCGCTCGCCTGCTAGCGGGGCATCCGCCAAGTAGGCCAGCACCTCGGCGCGGACGCGATCGGCGTAGCCGCGCAGAGTCTCAAAGGCGGGCAGGTGCTGCCGCTGGGCCTTGGGCAAGCCGTTGGGGTCGAACAGCTGGCGGTACTCGGGGCGCAGCGGGCGCCAGCCGGCACAGCGCTCGCGGATCCAGAACGATTCCACATCGGCGATGTGCCCCAGGTGCCAGCCGATGGGACTGAAACCGGGATGGGCTTGCTGGCAAAAGCGCTCGCGATCGACCCCCTCAAACAGCGCTAGCGTGCGGCGGCGGCACTGCTGCAGGGCATCAAAAATGGCCTCACGCTTGGAGCGAGCGGATGCTAACCGCACCATCTGTCCCCACACCCAGGGTACTGTTCTCCGGACAACGCTCCCAGTCTGCGTCAAACAGGGGTTCGGAGGCAACGATCGCGGCGTCGGGGTGGGCGCTGCTGCCGCGCAGCCAGTACAGGCTGGGGGCAGGGGATTCGCTGGCGCAGCGCGCGGCGATCAGCTGCTGGCCGTCGGCCAGCAGGACGTTGGCGCAGAAGTAGACGCCAAAGGCGCGCGCCATCTCGCCCAGTTGGGCCAGCGCGTTGACCAGCGCCTGTTGCAGCGAGATGCCGGCAACCGTTTGGAGCTGGTTGAGGATGAGGGCAAACAGGTGTTCGGAGTCGGTGGTGCCCTGGATGGCTTGGTAGATTTCGTCGCTGAGGGCGTTGCGAATGGGGCGGTACAGGGTCTGGCGGAAGCGATTGATGTAGCCGTTGTGGGTAAACAGCAGGCGATGGCCCACCGAGAGATTCTCGCTGCTAAAGGGCTGGCAGTTGCTGAAATCGACGGACAAACCGGGCGTGGCGCTGCGAACGTAGCCCAGGATGCAGCTCGATTCGACGTAGCGGCTCAGATGCGGCAGGTTCAAATCGCTCCAGATGGGGGCTGTGTTGCGATAGCGGAAGGGATCGCTCGAGCGCGCGCAGGCGTACCACCCCAACCCGAAGCCATCCGCGTTCATGAGCGCCTCCATCTCGCGGGGTTGATAGCTCTGCACGACCAGCGAATGCTCCGGGCCATACAGCAGCTCGTCCAGGCCAACGGGCGGACCGAGGTAACCGAGTAGGCGGCACATGGTTGCAGCGCGTGACGAACGGTCCTTCCCATTCTGCCTGCTGCCCCCGGCGGCCCCGAGTCGCGATCGCGACCTTGCATCTGTCCCCGCTGTCTGGGAGGATGGGCGCGATTAAAGAGTGTGTAGTTTTGTATACTAGAGGTTAAAAGCGTTTAACCGAGCGGTCCCCGCCCGATTGGGCGCGCTCCCCATGCCATGGCTGTTTCCCAACGGACGTTAGGCCAACGCGTACTCAACGGCTACGATCCCGCCGCGATCGGGCGCTACTATCGCTATCGCCCCCTGACGCTGATCGGGCGCATGCTCCACATCACGTGGCTGTTGGGGAGTTTCGGCCTGCGGCTGCAGCGCGATCGCTGGCAGGGCCGCGAAACCCAGCGCATCCAGCAGCGCGCCCGCGAGCTGCGCCAGATCCTGACCCGGTTGGGGCCCAGCTTTATCAAGATCGGCCAGGCCCTCTCCACGCGCCCGGATCTGGTGCGCCAGGACTTTCTGGATGAGCTAACCAAACTGCAAGACGAGCTGCCACCGTTTCCCAACGCGCAAGCTTGGGCCATCATCGAGCGCGAGTTGGGGCGCCCGGTTGGCGAGGCCTTCCGCGAAATCTCGCCCCAGCCCGTTGCGGCGGCCAGCCTGGGGCAGGTCTATCGCGCCGTTTTGCCCGATGGCGAGGTGGTCGCGGTTAAGGTCCAGCGCCCCAACCTGGTGGCCGTGCTGTCGCGCGATTTGCTGCTGTTGCGCTGGGGGGCCTGTTGGCTGGGACCTTGGCTGCCGCTCAACCTGGGCCACGATCTGAGCGCGATTGTGGATGAGTTGGGCACTAAGCTGTTTGAAGAAATCGACTACCGCAACGAGGGGCGCAACGCCGAGCAGTTTGCGGCCAACTTCCACGCCGATCCCCACATTAAAGTCCCGCGGGTTCACTGGCCCTACAGCAGCGTCCGCGTGCTGACGCTGGAGTGGATCGAGGGCTACAAGCTCACCGATGCCGATCGCATCCGCGAAGCGGGCCTAGACACGGACGCCCTGATCCGCATTGGCGTCATTGCCGGCTTGCGCCAGCTCCTCGAGCACGGTTTTTTCCATGCCGATCCCCACCCGGGCAACTTGTTTGCCATGCCGGACGGGCGCATGGCTTACATCGATTTCGGCATGATGGACCGGCTGAGCCAGCACGACAAAGAAACCATTGCCAGCGCGATCGTACATCTGATCAATCAGGATTACTACGCCCTGGCCGAGGACTTCACCGAGCTAGGCTTTCTGGTCCCTGGGACCGACTTTGAGCCCATCATCCCGGCGTTGGAGTCCGTGCTGGGGGATGCCATGGGCGAGCGCGTGCGCGACTTTAACGTCAAAACCATCACGGACCGGTTCTCGGCGGTGATGTACGACTACCCCTTCCGCGTGCCGGCGCGGTTCGCGCTCATTATCCGCACGCTCATTACCCAAGAGGGGTTGGCGCTGCGCCTCAACCCCAACTTCAAGCTGGTTGAGGTGGCTTATCCCTACGTCGCGCGCCGGTTGCTGCGGGGCGAATCCCCGCAAATGCGGCAGCGCTTGCTTGAGGTGCTGTTTAAAGACGGCAAGTTCCAGTGGCAGCGGTTGGAGAACATGCTGGCAATTGCGCGGGCCGATGCCCGCTTTGACATTCTGCCCACGGCGCAGCTCGGGTTGCAGTACCTGCTCTCCGAGGAGGGCAGCGACCTGCGCCATCGACTGCTGCTGGCCCTGACCGAAGATGATCGCCTCCATACCGACGAAGTCCAGCGCATCTGGCACTTGATCCAAGACGACCTGCAACCGAGCCGCCTGCTGGGCGCTGCGCTGGAGGCACTCGCCCCCCGCCCGAGCGAGTCGAGCCAAGACATTGCCCCCTCGCGCTCGGGTTGAG
Coding sequences within:
- a CDS encoding ergothioneine biosynthesis protein EgtB, translating into MRLASARSKREAIFDALQQCRRRTLALFEGVDRERFCQQAHPGFSPIGWHLGHIADVESFWIRERCAGWRPLRPEYRQLFDPNGLPKAQRQHLPAFETLRGYADRVRAEVLAYLADAPLAGERDRLWWWLIQHECQHSEIVTFIQALQRHPAAACGHEAVVPPAADAAPERDRAMVTVPASPFRMGSDASAQDNERPAHWVELDAFAIDRYPVTCRQFRAFIAAGGYQTRRWWSQAGWQWLQAQPVAGSLYRALSPDWDDHPVCGVSAYEAEAYAHFAGKRLPTEAEWEKAASWDGAAARTFPWGEAAPSARACNHDTIVGHTTPVGTYPQGRSAAGCEDMLGNVWEWTASGFDGYPGFACYPYWGYSQAFFDGQHRVLRGGSWATRPWALRNSWRNWYLPGVRQLFAGFRCASDSP
- the egtC gene encoding ergothioneine biosynthesis protein EgtC, which gives rise to MCRLLGYLGPPVGLDELLYGPEHSLVVQSYQPREMEALMNADGFGLGWYACARSSDPFRYRNTAPIWSDLNLPHLSRYVESSCILGYVRSATPGLSVDFSNCQPFSSENLSVGHRLLFTHNGYINRFRQTLYRPIRNALSDEIYQAIQGTTDSEHLFALILNQLQTVAGISLQQALVNALAQLGEMARAFGVYFCANVLLADGQQLIAARCASESPAPSLYWLRGSSAHPDAAIVASEPLFDADWERCPENSTLGVGTDGAVSIRSLQA
- a CDS encoding IS701 family transposase — its product is MDAITVSSWSEQWQALLAQLGPHFTRRDLSQQAQNYLRGLLAQLERKNGWQLAEQAGKATPDGLQRLLGPARWSADAVRDELVRYAQQHLLAQGEGGTLIVDET
- the egtD gene encoding L-histidine N(alpha)-methyltransferase; the encoded protein is MPSHSPAPSSSTQSTPEQRLAIERLLDPSDAGEAGSDVMRGLSQAPKSLPSRYFYDDRGSQLFEQICELPEYYLTRTEAQILRDCAPELARITGPCELVELGSGSATKTRILLDAYRARGAPLRYVPIDVSAGILEASAHQLLADYPELQVRGLVATYEQALARMGPSPLPARLVSFLGSSLGNFDRAQSDAFFALMAQSLAPGDCLLLGLDLQKDAATLEAAYDDSQGITAAFNYNLLHHLNWRFDGDFDPNLFRHWTFYNTERGQVETYLRCLQAHSVRLERLALTVPFECGETINTEISRKFDLDRIRPELQRQGLPPIAVWTDPQQWFALVLCRREAA